One window from the genome of Breoghania sp. L-A4 encodes:
- a CDS encoding type III PLP-dependent enzyme yields the protein MTDRIRDFLRSRRDDGPCVVVDLDIVRDNYEAFAHSLPDTSVYYAVKANPAPEILNLLARLGSSFDCASVGEIEMVLATGAGAGRISFGNTIKKERDILRAFEMGVRLFAVDCEAEVEKIARVAPGSKVFCRILCDGAGAEWPLSRKFGCAPEMAPRVLESAHRSGLTAYGVSFHVGSQQGNVDAWDQALASAAAIFREMAERGIQLSMVNMGGGFPTDYLKKMPGVASYGEAIFRALSRHFGNRLPRTIIEPGRGMVGNAGMIEAEVVLISNKSDDDPIRWVYLDIGKFNGLAETMDEAIRYPIRTERDGDAKTPCVLAGPTCDSVDVLYEKAPYELPVSLSIGDKVLIEACGAYTTTYSTTGFNGFAPLASYVI from the coding sequence ATGACCGACCGCATTCGCGATTTCCTCCGCAGCCGACGTGACGACGGCCCCTGCGTCGTTGTCGATCTCGACATCGTGCGCGACAACTACGAAGCCTTCGCCCATTCGCTGCCCGACACCTCCGTCTACTACGCGGTGAAGGCCAACCCGGCGCCGGAAATCCTCAACCTGCTGGCCCGCCTGGGCTCGTCGTTCGACTGCGCCTCCGTGGGCGAGATCGAAATGGTTCTGGCCACCGGCGCGGGCGCCGGCCGCATCTCGTTCGGCAACACCATCAAGAAGGAGCGCGACATCCTGCGCGCCTTTGAAATGGGCGTGCGCCTGTTCGCGGTCGATTGCGAGGCGGAAGTCGAGAAGATCGCCCGCGTCGCTCCGGGCTCCAAGGTGTTCTGCCGCATCCTGTGCGATGGCGCGGGCGCCGAATGGCCGCTGTCGCGCAAGTTCGGCTGCGCGCCGGAAATGGCGCCCCGTGTTCTGGAATCCGCCCACCGCTCGGGCCTCACCGCCTATGGCGTGTCCTTCCACGTCGGCTCGCAGCAGGGCAACGTGGACGCGTGGGACCAGGCGCTGGCCTCCGCCGCCGCGATCTTCCGCGAGATGGCCGAGCGCGGTATCCAGCTTTCCATGGTCAACATGGGCGGCGGTTTTCCGACCGACTATCTCAAGAAGATGCCGGGCGTCGCGTCCTATGGCGAGGCGATCTTCCGCGCCCTGTCGCGCCACTTCGGCAACCGTCTGCCCAGGACCATCATCGAACCGGGCCGCGGCATGGTCGGCAACGCCGGCATGATCGAGGCCGAGGTCGTCCTGATCTCCAACAAGTCCGATGACGATCCGATCCGCTGGGTCTATCTCGACATCGGCAAGTTCAACGGCCTGGCCGAGACCATGGACGAGGCGATCCGCTATCCGATCCGCACCGAGCGCGACGGCGACGCGAAGACCCCCTGCGTGCTGGCCGGTCCGACCTGCGACAGCGTCGACGTGCTCTACGAGAAGGCGCCCTATGAGCTGCCCGTGTCGCTGTCCATCGGCGACAAGGTGCTGATCGAGGCCTGCGGCGCCTACACCACCACTTATTCCACGACCGGCTTCAACGGCTTCGCGCCGCTGGCATCCTACGTGATCTGA
- a CDS encoding M14 family metallopeptidase, with amino-acid sequence MDLCRDLDLRVDHLPIGGADDVIDVAHAGDLTSPRKLVVTSGLHGIEGYCGSAAQIAFLRARAWSLETVHVLVVHVINPAGMKARRRVNGANVDLNRNVLDHSAVDRTVDARAAAIDDWVNSVGKFRALGAFWMPVFFLRLMGLGGISALKEALAGGQFVNPDGLFYGGDAVQPEIRALADYLSGMLGEGALDKAIFVDLHSGIGSYGQCQLLATAADVAGAEAIFRTPITMSHAGDDALYSVRGDLLTGLMRGISCRDLCGVTFECGTGPALRTFLALRLDTIAHRHFAHDPALLARARARMTRAFCPDDPRWRQAYVAGAARCLDDAVRHLSGEA; translated from the coding sequence CTGGATCTTTGCCGCGATCTGGATCTGCGCGTTGATCACCTGCCCATCGGCGGCGCCGATGACGTCATCGACGTGGCGCACGCGGGCGATCTGACGTCGCCGCGCAAGCTGGTCGTCACCAGCGGGCTGCACGGCATCGAGGGCTATTGCGGCAGCGCCGCGCAGATCGCGTTTCTGCGCGCGCGGGCGTGGAGCCTCGAAACCGTCCACGTGCTCGTGGTGCACGTCATCAATCCCGCGGGCATGAAGGCGCGCCGCCGGGTGAACGGCGCCAATGTCGATCTCAACCGCAATGTCCTCGACCATTCAGCGGTTGACCGGACGGTGGACGCCCGCGCCGCCGCCATCGATGACTGGGTCAACAGCGTGGGAAAATTCCGCGCGCTCGGCGCGTTCTGGATGCCGGTCTTTTTTCTCAGGCTGATGGGCCTGGGCGGCATATCCGCGCTGAAGGAGGCGCTGGCGGGCGGTCAGTTCGTCAACCCAGACGGGCTGTTTTACGGCGGTGACGCGGTGCAGCCCGAGATCCGCGCGCTTGCGGATTATCTCTCGGGCATGCTTGGCGAAGGCGCGCTGGACAAGGCGATTTTCGTTGACCTGCATTCCGGCATCGGGAGCTACGGTCAATGCCAGTTGCTCGCCACCGCGGCCGATGTCGCAGGCGCCGAGGCGATCTTCCGGACGCCGATCACCATGAGCCACGCGGGCGACGACGCGCTCTACAGCGTGCGTGGCGATCTGCTCACCGGTCTGATGCGCGGGATCTCATGCCGCGATCTCTGCGGCGTTACCTTCGAGTGCGGCACGGGGCCTGCGCTGCGCACCTTCCTGGCGCTGCGGCTGGACACCATCGCCCACCGGCATTTCGCGCATGACCCGGCGTTGCTCGCCAGGGCGCGGGCGCGGATGACGCGGGCTTTCTGCCCCGACGATCCGCGCTGGCGGCAAGCCTATGTGGCCGGCGCGGCCCGCTGTCTGGACGATGCGGTGCGCCATCTGAGCGGAGAGGCGTGA
- a CDS encoding alpha/beta fold hydrolase, translating into MMFLPRNLSGSRVAKTDLHAGGFRDEMYPHAQTVSLDGFEICYREAGEGETILLLHGIPLCMTTWQAVFAPLSQSHRVVAVDMPGYGRSSKTGEDYSLDAIAGRIIALCAALRIARVHVAGSSFGAAVAITMALRAPDLVGRLIIVNSVGIAGGAHSIEKLVRSGLIRWAVAGLLRRHGTGKAIFRSKLRKSYAATVPDAALVDHCYGLLLRDHGERAFLKTLRQFSEGALQKRLPELRHTVLSVWGSRDGVLPVKNSVNIQMRLADCWSVILPDAGHLPHEERPEAFVALVRRFLAMP; encoded by the coding sequence ATGATGTTCCTGCCGCGCAATCTTTCCGGATCGCGGGTCGCCAAGACCGATCTCCACGCGGGGGGATTCCGCGACGAGATGTACCCTCATGCCCAGACCGTGAGCCTGGACGGCTTCGAGATCTGCTATCGCGAGGCCGGTGAGGGCGAGACGATCCTCCTGCTGCACGGCATCCCGCTGTGCATGACCACCTGGCAGGCGGTCTTCGCGCCGCTGTCGCAAAGCCATCGGGTGGTGGCTGTCGACATGCCCGGTTACGGCCGCTCGTCGAAAACCGGCGAGGACTATTCGCTCGACGCCATCGCCGGCAGGATCATCGCGCTGTGCGCCGCGTTGCGGATCGCGCGGGTCCACGTGGCGGGCAGTTCCTTCGGCGCGGCGGTGGCGATCACCATGGCCCTGCGCGCGCCGGATCTCGTCGGCCGGCTGATCATCGTCAACAGCGTCGGGATCGCCGGCGGCGCCCATTCAATCGAGAAGCTGGTGCGCAGCGGGCTGATCCGCTGGGCGGTCGCGGGGCTGTTGCGCCGGCACGGCACCGGCAAGGCGATCTTCCGCTCCAAATTGAGAAAATCCTACGCCGCCACTGTGCCCGACGCGGCGCTGGTCGATCACTGCTACGGCCTGCTGCTGCGCGATCATGGCGAGCGCGCCTTTCTCAAGACCCTGCGCCAGTTCTCCGAAGGCGCCCTGCAGAAGCGCCTGCCGGAATTGCGGCACACGGTGCTGTCGGTCTGGGGATCGCGCGACGGCGTGCTGCCGGTGAAGAACTCGGTCAACATCCAGATGCGGCTGGCCGATTGCTGGTCGGTGATCCTGCCCGACGCCGGTCACCTGCCGCACGAGGAGCGACCCGAGGCCTTCGTCGCGCTGGTGCGCCGCTTTCTGGCGATGCCGTGA
- a CDS encoding HgcAB-like fusion protein — MAGRIWGMIKLRFYEIFHVLFRHFNFPCELGLREIGRPDEHSPVFLSGNYTLTVHRLLKRLSGIDCYLIVANSKGSNVWCAAGMNEFNEFDIIDAINVSGIKDKVLARRIIAPPYAAPGVNAKEVQARTGFKLVWGPTHFDDLPAYIAGNYRRTSEMTRAQFGFWDRMEQAVSTALVYAMTIFFLIFFFPAYTLITMGLILLFHLTWFALWDVLPEERLWLKTLSHFGVGVAGLALVGLFHDFTLSEFAIWTATIGGVVLLISLDGCGSSTIYKTTPRHWITRGDYRSHFEPIIDPVKCTSCYDCVYVCPKGVLARLPKGPAVSVRPDDCIECLACVKSCHDDAFYNRSQQWKGDVKSIDDLQTIMTRDWHHLEDEMKWINAPTKYDKVMLVVDTDAMEAGKRTPPEAYIREPADAVA; from the coding sequence ATGGCGGGCCGGATCTGGGGCATGATCAAGCTCAGGTTCTACGAGATCTTCCACGTGCTGTTCCGGCATTTCAATTTCCCCTGCGAGCTGGGCCTGCGCGAGATCGGCCGCCCCGACGAGCATTCGCCGGTCTTCTTGAGCGGCAACTACACGCTCACCGTGCACCGGCTGCTCAAGCGCCTCTCCGGCATCGACTGCTACCTGATCGTCGCCAACTCCAAGGGCTCCAACGTCTGGTGCGCGGCCGGCATGAACGAGTTCAACGAATTCGACATCATCGACGCCATCAACGTCTCCGGCATCAAGGACAAGGTGCTGGCGCGGCGGATCATCGCGCCGCCCTATGCCGCGCCCGGCGTCAACGCCAAGGAGGTGCAGGCGCGCACCGGCTTCAAGCTCGTGTGGGGGCCGACCCATTTCGATGATCTGCCCGCCTATATCGCCGGCAACTACCGCCGCACCTCGGAGATGACCCGCGCCCAGTTCGGCTTTTGGGACCGCATGGAGCAGGCGGTCTCCACGGCGCTGGTCTACGCCATGACGATCTTCTTTCTGATCTTCTTCTTCCCCGCCTACACGCTGATCACCATGGGGCTGATCCTGCTGTTCCATCTCACCTGGTTCGCCCTGTGGGACGTGCTGCCCGAGGAGCGACTGTGGCTGAAGACGCTGAGCCACTTCGGCGTCGGCGTCGCCGGTCTGGCGCTGGTCGGCCTGTTCCACGACTTCACCTTGAGCGAATTCGCCATCTGGACGGCGACGATTGGCGGCGTGGTGCTGCTGATTTCGCTCGACGGCTGCGGCAGCTCGACGATCTACAAGACCACGCCGCGCCACTGGATCACGAGGGGCGATTACCGCAGCCACTTCGAGCCGATCATCGATCCGGTCAAATGCACCAGCTGCTACGACTGCGTCTACGTCTGTCCCAAGGGGGTGCTGGCGCGGCTGCCCAAGGGCCCCGCCGTCTCGGTCCGCCCCGACGATTGCATCGAGTGCCTGGCCTGCGTGAAGAGCTGCCACGACGACGCCTTCTACAACCGCTCGCAGCAGTGGAAGGGCGACGTGAAGAGCATCGACGATTTGCAAACCATCATGACGCGCGACTGGCATCATCTCGAGGACGAGATGAAGTGGATCAACGCGCCGACGAAGTACGACAAGGTCATGCTGGTGGTGGACACCGACGCCATGGAGGCGGGGAAACGCACGCCGCCCGAGGCCTACATTCGGGAGCCGGCCGATGCGGTGGCGTGA
- a CDS encoding DUF3775 domain-containing protein → MSEHPENTQSQEPDADDGPVLSISPEQVCFLIVKAREYDAKEGETDIDSGSNAADDRMIDVLDEGGDDPVEEEIISFIDAMNEDEQIDLVTIARLGRGDGTLADWDELREEAAGGHNDRTAQYLLGIPLLPDYLENGLGELGHSCEEFETGRL, encoded by the coding sequence ATGAGCGAGCATCCAGAAAATACCCAGAGCCAGGAACCGGACGCGGACGACGGGCCCGTGCTGTCGATCTCGCCCGAGCAGGTCTGCTTCCTGATCGTCAAGGCGCGCGAATACGACGCCAAGGAGGGGGAAACGGATATCGACTCCGGTTCCAACGCCGCCGACGACAGGATGATCGACGTGCTGGACGAGGGCGGCGACGACCCGGTGGAGGAGGAGATCATCTCGTTCATCGACGCGATGAACGAGGACGAACAGATCGATCTGGTAACCATCGCCCGGCTGGGCCGCGGCGACGGGACGTTGGCCGATTGGGACGAATTGCGCGAGGAAGCCGCAGGCGGTCACAACGACCGCACCGCGCAGTATCTGCTCGGCATTCCGCTGCTGCCCGATTATCTCGAGAACGGCCTGGGCGAGCTGGGCCATTCCTGCGAGGAATTCGAGACGGGGCGGCTTTGA
- the cpaM gene encoding corrinoid protein-associated methyltransferase CpaM — MLMYSWMVWVEYAPERYDWSVKLLTGGKIDRIKTEIANRVRPGDRVLDIGCGTGSLGVKCVNKGATVTGMDISESMLKECRKTIAKNDCADRFTIIKDSVTDLPKYFEPESLDAIVSTMVVGELSREYLDYIFRDCRTILKDGGRIMIADEVWPENRALRALYRVVMAIMWVPQFAILRRACFPIKDLRGVIEAAGFSIEETKRLPMSSFQLIVGRK, encoded by the coding sequence ATGCTGATGTACAGTTGGATGGTCTGGGTCGAATACGCGCCCGAGCGTTACGACTGGTCGGTCAAGCTTCTGACCGGCGGCAAGATCGACCGCATCAAGACCGAGATCGCGAACCGCGTCCGCCCCGGCGACCGGGTGCTGGACATCGGCTGCGGCACCGGCTCGCTGGGCGTCAAATGCGTGAACAAGGGCGCCACCGTCACCGGCATGGACATCTCCGAGAGCATGCTCAAGGAGTGCCGCAAGACGATCGCGAAGAACGACTGCGCCGACCGCTTCACCATCATCAAGGACAGCGTCACCGACCTGCCCAAATATTTCGAGCCCGAAAGCCTCGACGCGATCGTCTCCACCATGGTGGTGGGCGAGCTGTCACGCGAATACCTCGACTACATCTTCCGCGATTGCCGCACGATCCTGAAAGACGGCGGGCGCATCATGATCGCCGACGAGGTGTGGCCGGAGAACAGGGCGCTGCGGGCGCTCTACCGGGTGGTCATGGCGATCATGTGGGTGCCGCAGTTCGCCATCCTGCGCCGGGCCTGCTTCCCCATCAAGGACCTGCGCGGCGTCATCGAGGCGGCGGGCTTTTCCATCGAGGAGACGAAGAGACTGCCGATGTCCTCCTTCCAGCTCATCGTGGGGAGGAAGTGA
- the hemW gene encoding radical SAM family heme chaperone HemW: MSDASEKYIRRNIHTYPFKYTYSEFNDFFKMQDASIYIHIPFCSTKCHFCDYTVYVNTKLDLREQYVQALCVEIERFPDNPVFPRFEIKAIYFGGGTPGLLSSEQLIRILEAVRGTFDVAADAEIAIEFDPRSVEQEKVDALFDAGFNRFSIGIQSFDEKILKDTNRPHGREDIDKAVDIIRNSGFTHVNVDLIYPLIGLTSEIWEDSVRRAIDLEFSCITAYPLEVWTNTAYHKWIVARGMKLPKIAEEKAMALTAFNLLEAAGYVTGSTSGYYHPDRCRIYCRFLDYYWRTWPMIGFGVSSKSAIQEFMYTNITDIKDYIARINRGEPVLDFSTYLSKDQEMRRVMIRGLKVGNVYKDDFQARFGVPMKLVYGEIIDELAAEDYLVDGEYDVHLTRKGQLYSNAVWERFYTEDDLRPPREGEVNFGLSELILD, encoded by the coding sequence ATGTCCGATGCATCAGAGAAATATATCAGACGTAACATTCATACGTATCCGTTCAAATATACCTACAGCGAGTTCAACGATTTCTTCAAGATGCAGGACGCATCGATCTATATCCATATCCCGTTCTGCTCGACCAAGTGCCATTTCTGCGACTACACCGTCTACGTGAACACAAAGCTCGACCTGCGCGAGCAATACGTGCAGGCGCTGTGCGTCGAGATCGAGCGGTTTCCGGACAATCCGGTGTTTCCGCGCTTCGAGATCAAGGCGATCTATTTCGGCGGCGGCACGCCCGGGCTGTTGTCGTCGGAGCAGCTGATCCGCATCCTGGAGGCCGTGCGCGGCACGTTCGATGTGGCGGCGGACGCGGAAATCGCCATCGAGTTCGACCCCAGGAGCGTCGAGCAGGAGAAGGTCGACGCGCTGTTTGACGCCGGCTTCAACCGCTTTTCCATCGGCATCCAGAGCTTTGATGAGAAGATCCTCAAGGATACCAACCGGCCGCATGGCCGGGAGGATATCGACAAGGCCGTCGACATCATCCGCAACTCCGGCTTCACCCATGTGAATGTGGATCTGATCTATCCGCTCATCGGGCTGACCAGCGAGATCTGGGAGGATTCGGTCAGGCGCGCCATCGATCTCGAGTTTTCCTGCATCACCGCCTATCCGCTCGAGGTCTGGACCAACACCGCCTACCACAAGTGGATCGTGGCGCGCGGCATGAAGCTGCCGAAGATCGCCGAGGAAAAGGCCATGGCGCTGACCGCCTTCAACCTGCTGGAGGCGGCCGGCTATGTGACGGGCAGCACCTCGGGCTACTACCATCCCGACCGGTGCAGGATCTATTGCCGCTTCCTCGACTACTACTGGCGCACGTGGCCGATGATCGGTTTCGGCGTGTCGTCCAAGTCGGCGATCCAAGAGTTCATGTACACCAACATCACCGACATCAAGGACTACATCGCGCGCATCAATCGCGGCGAGCCGGTGCTGGATTTCTCCACCTATCTGTCCAAGGACCAGGAAATGCGCCGGGTGATGATCCGGGGGCTGAAGGTCGGCAACGTCTACAAGGACGATTTCCAGGCGCGCTTCGGCGTGCCGATGAAGCTGGTCTACGGCGAGATCATCGATGAACTGGCGGCCGAGGACTATCTGGTCGACGGCGAGTACGACGTGCATCTGACGCGCAAGGGCCAGCTTTACTCCAACGCGGTGTGGGAGCGCTTTTATACCGAGGACGACCTGCGCCCGCCTAGGGAGGGCGAGGTCAACTTCGGACTGTCCGAACTGATACTCGATTAG
- a CDS encoding alpha/beta fold hydrolase, which yields MMALSETYRESFSRNIGILREAEQERLARATVAVVGTGGIGSNCLVTLARMGVGNFNIVDPDTFELANINRQAGADSTTVGARKVDVVEREILAINPDASVRTFAEKFCDANADAVLGDADICIDAIDFYAIEDHLRLHRAARARGLYILMGSPVGFSASMQVFDPDGMDMETFCGITDDMPPMEKQLRYACSVVPKLAHISYFDVSKGDSNTDFLRGTGPSIASACLMAASLVASEVVLILLERRKPRAIPYIFQFDPYTHRYENDYLDGGMTHYDPSEVLESIPDRGSLVANIFDHFYRKVHAERLPLSHGGSLCYRTEGEGPPVLFLCPVGTDTSFWSRQCGTLNDAFRLITVDNRGAGRSSALPDSANTRDMAGDVIALLDHLGERGVSIVGLALGGLIAQQVALLRPDLAGRLVLVSAYETADDLILRTTAAWREKAAREGMQALFDETIPWVFSEDYRGERADELYKLKTFYRVNRQDAASFSAQTLAGNTHRPAHPLSEIACETLIIHGEQDRLVRLHHADALQRAIAGSELALMRGGAHFMNWEMHEAFNDVLRGFLRREGVAAPQAAQRG from the coding sequence ATGATGGCGCTGAGCGAGACGTACCGGGAATCCTTTTCGCGCAACATCGGCATCCTGCGCGAGGCCGAGCAGGAGCGGCTCGCGCGCGCCACCGTCGCCGTCGTCGGCACCGGCGGCATCGGCTCCAACTGTCTTGTGACGCTGGCGCGCATGGGCGTGGGCAACTTCAATATCGTTGATCCCGACACCTTCGAGCTCGCCAACATCAACCGCCAGGCGGGCGCCGACAGCACCACCGTGGGCGCGCGCAAGGTCGATGTGGTGGAGCGTGAGATCCTGGCCATCAATCCCGACGCCAGCGTGCGGACGTTCGCGGAGAAATTCTGCGACGCCAACGCCGATGCCGTTCTGGGCGATGCCGACATCTGCATCGACGCCATCGATTTCTACGCCATCGAGGATCACCTGAGGCTGCATCGCGCGGCGCGCGCCCGCGGGCTCTACATCCTCATGGGCTCGCCCGTCGGCTTCAGCGCCTCCATGCAGGTGTTCGATCCCGACGGCATGGACATGGAGACCTTCTGCGGCATCACGGACGACATGCCGCCAATGGAAAAGCAGTTGCGCTACGCCTGTTCCGTCGTGCCGAAGCTGGCGCACATCAGCTACTTCGATGTGTCAAAGGGCGACTCCAACACCGACTTTCTCCGCGGCACCGGCCCATCCATCGCCTCCGCCTGCCTGATGGCGGCCTCGCTGGTGGCGAGCGAGGTCGTGCTGATCCTGCTTGAGCGCCGCAAGCCGCGCGCCATTCCCTACATCTTCCAGTTCGATCCCTACACCCACCGCTACGAGAACGACTATCTCGATGGCGGCATGACGCACTACGATCCCAGCGAGGTGCTCGAGAGCATCCCCGACCGCGGCTCGCTTGTCGCCAACATCTTCGATCATTTCTACCGCAAGGTGCATGCCGAGCGGCTGCCGCTCAGCCACGGCGGCTCGCTGTGCTACCGCACCGAAGGCGAGGGCCCGCCGGTGCTGTTCCTCTGTCCGGTGGGCACGGACACCAGCTTCTGGTCGCGCCAGTGCGGCACCCTCAACGACGCCTTCCGGCTGATCACCGTCGACAACCGTGGCGCGGGGCGCAGTTCCGCGCTGCCCGACAGCGCGAACACGCGGGACATGGCCGGCGATGTCATCGCGCTGCTTGATCATCTCGGCGAGCGTGGCGTCAGCATCGTCGGGCTGGCGCTGGGCGGGCTGATCGCCCAGCAGGTGGCGTTGCTGCGCCCGGATCTCGCCGGCAGGCTGGTGCTGGTCTCGGCTTACGAGACGGCCGACGATCTGATCCTGAGAACCACGGCTGCGTGGCGGGAGAAGGCTGCGCGCGAGGGCATGCAGGCGCTGTTCGACGAGACGATCCCCTGGGTGTTCTCCGAGGACTATCGGGGCGAGAGGGCCGACGAGCTCTACAAGCTGAAGACGTTTTACCGGGTCAACCGCCAGGACGCGGCGTCGTTTTCCGCCCAGACGCTGGCGGGGAACACGCACCGGCCCGCACACCCGCTGTCGGAGATCGCTTGCGAGACGCTGATCATCCATGGTGAGCAGGACCGGCTGGTGCGGCTGCATCACGCAGACGCGCTGCAGCGCGCCATTGCGGGCAGCGAGTTGGCGCTGATGCGCGGCGGCGCGCATTTCATGAACTGGGAGATGCACGAGGCCTTCAACGATGTGCTGCGCGGCTTTCTCAGGCGCGAAGGCGTCGCCGCGCCGCAGGCGGCGCAAAGGGGGTAA
- the amrS gene encoding AmmeMemoRadiSam system radical SAM enzyme gives MNIIPEVQWTREHAPADFWQRAEGTADGVVCKLSPRNCRIAPGKMGKCGVRGNVGGELRTFNYGKSVEATMEFIETEAVYHYRPGARILSLGNIGCMMSCDFCQNWKTSQVRHLNPHDVKHYSPEQIVETCLATGIGVISWTYNDPVVWHEFVVETSRLAQAAGIRTLYKSAFYIEEAPVDELIGCIDIFSISLKSMDDRFYRKFTGGTRLQPVLDRIKQVHASGRHLEISQLIITGRNDNAEEIGRTNDWVLENLGDRVPLHYVGFHPAYLYVNTTRTDPEILLMAQHMARQAGIRFCYVGNTFKDGVSDTRCASCGGTLVRRYGLDAEVVGIARDNTCMYCGAPTPITEPHDDTGLAAAAPLSLDNAGATRTDFTWVAESQSAHIEARQATNGASPPCAISVTRLGAEALPPQTYTLGGALKRIIVSKQHDQETGIAVQAPPGVEIVIFPVLDRAHFPTSTELSGELRGYRDARAAPAAGERV, from the coding sequence ATGAATATCATCCCGGAGGTCCAATGGACGCGCGAACACGCGCCGGCCGATTTCTGGCAAAGGGCCGAGGGCACCGCGGACGGCGTGGTGTGCAAGCTCAGCCCGCGCAATTGCCGGATCGCGCCGGGCAAGATGGGCAAATGTGGCGTGCGCGGCAACGTCGGCGGGGAGCTGCGCACCTTCAACTACGGCAAGTCGGTCGAGGCGACGATGGAGTTCATCGAGACCGAGGCCGTCTACCACTACCGCCCCGGCGCGCGCATCCTCAGCCTGGGCAACATCGGCTGCATGATGTCCTGCGACTTCTGCCAGAACTGGAAGACCTCGCAGGTTCGCCATCTCAACCCGCACGACGTGAAGCACTACAGCCCTGAGCAGATCGTCGAGACCTGCCTTGCCACCGGCATCGGCGTGATTTCCTGGACCTACAACGATCCCGTCGTCTGGCACGAATTCGTGGTCGAGACCTCGAGGCTGGCGCAGGCAGCCGGTATCCGCACGCTTTACAAGTCCGCCTTCTACATCGAGGAGGCGCCGGTCGACGAATTGATCGGCTGCATCGACATCTTCTCCATCTCGCTGAAGTCGATGGACGACCGCTTCTACCGCAAGTTCACCGGCGGCACGCGGCTGCAGCCGGTGCTCGACCGCATCAAGCAGGTGCACGCCTCCGGCCGGCATCTGGAAATCAGCCAGCTCATCATCACCGGCCGCAACGACAACGCGGAGGAGATCGGCCGCACCAACGACTGGGTGCTGGAGAACCTCGGCGACCGGGTGCCGCTGCACTACGTCGGCTTCCACCCCGCCTATCTCTATGTGAACACCACCCGGACCGATCCGGAAATCCTGCTGATGGCGCAGCACATGGCGCGTCAGGCGGGCATTCGCTTCTGCTACGTCGGCAACACCTTCAAGGATGGCGTGTCGGACACGCGCTGCGCCTCGTGTGGCGGAACGCTCGTGCGGCGCTACGGGCTGGATGCGGAGGTGGTCGGCATCGCGCGGGACAACACCTGCATGTATTGCGGCGCACCGACCCCGATCACCGAGCCGCATGACGACACGGGCCTCGCCGCCGCAGCTCCGCTTTCTCTTGATAACGCGGGCGCCACGCGGACGGATTTTACCTGGGTGGCGGAATCCCAGTCGGCGCATATCGAGGCGCGCCAGGCGACGAATGGCGCCTCGCCGCCGTGTGCGATCAGCGTGACGCGGCTCGGCGCGGAAGCATTGCCGCCGCAGACCTACACGCTGGGCGGCGCGCTCAAGCGGATCATCGTGTCCAAGCAGCACGATCAGGAGACGGGTATCGCGGTGCAGGCGCCGCCGGGCGTCGAGATCGTCATCTTCCCCGTGCTCGACCGGGCGCATTTCCCCACATCGACGGAGTTGAGCGGCGAGTTGCGCGGCTACCGCGACGCGCGCGCGGCGCCGGCCGCCGGGGAGAGGGTCTGA